The following is a genomic window from Arthrobacter sp. NicSoilB4.
TCTTCTTGATCATCGGCAGCTCGCGGGACGGGTCCGCCCCGGACACGTACTGAGGGGTGACGGCGGCGTCGTCAATAACGACGCCGGCGGCCTTGGCCCCCGCTTTGGCCGCACCGGCAGCGACGTCGTCCACCGAGGCGGCCGCGATGCGGGCCAGGGCCGCGATGTCGTCCAGCAGGGCGACGAGACCGCCGCTCACAGCCCGCTTCCGTACTGTTTGAGGGCGGACAGCTGGACGAGGTTGCCTCGGTCAAGGCAGGTGATTGGCATTCTCGAATTATATGGTGGCGGGCGGCCCGGCGTCGGGAGTGGAGTGCGTCAGCCGGGGCGCAGCACACGGGCGGCGTCTAGTTCTGTTCTTTTTGGGTGAGCCGCTGTACTTGCCACCTGTGAACGTCGGGCAGCCATTCCAGCGGGGCCGCTAGACCGACGCGCGGGTCGTCGGGATCACCGCCGTCGCGCAGGGCCTCTACGTACGCGCGGTCCTGTCTGATCCGTGCCCGTAACTGCCCGGCTCCGCCGACCGAGCCGTGGCCGGGGATGACGGCATCAACACCGTCGGCCACGCCCTCGAACAGCCGCAGCGCCGAGAGGTAGTCCCCGATCGGGTTCGCGGCCTCCAGGTCGAGGAACGGCATCAGGATGTCGGAAAGCATGTCGCCGGCGACGAGGACGCCGCGCTCCTCGATCAACAGCGCCCCGTGGCCCGGGGCATGGGCCTGATGCTCGATGATGCGGAGTGTGGGGCCATCCCAAGGGATCTGCGCGGCTCCGGCGGGCAGCCCGGTGATGAGGCCGAGCAGATCCATCGGGATCTCGTCGGCGTACTCCGGCGGCAGCCCCTCGGCCACGAGGGCCTGCCAGTCCGCGTGCGACAGCAGATCCTGGATGGAGGCTGCCGTGCGGGCCGTACCGTAACGGGGCGCGTCGCCGAAGTTCGGGTGCCAGAGTACGTGGTCCCAGTGAAAATGTGTGGAGAAGCCTGCCACGACGGGCTGGCCCAGCCCGCGAAGGTCGTTCGCGAGGCAGTCCATTTCGCCGCTCGTTATGCCGGGGTCGATGAGCAACACGCCCGCCCGGCCCTGCACCACAACGGAGTTGCTCTGGATGAACTCGCTCTCATGAACCAGGACGCCCTCAGCGACTTGCTTCAGCATGAAATGCCTTCCGCTTGTGGTGTTCAACCGCTTGTTGGGACGGTATTCCCTGGCGGCAGCAGGTTGCAAGCACTGTGGGCGAAGCGGACGGGCCGCCCTCCCGGCGCTTAGCCGTTCGTTTGGCCGCCCAGCACGACGTTGACCGGCGGTTCGCCCGCCAGCATGAGCTCGATCTGCCGCTGGACGAGCCTCCCCATCCGCGGGCGCATGGCCGAACTGGCCCCGCCGACGTGCGGGCTGATGATGACGCCGGGGGTCCGCCACAGCGGGTGGTCGTGCGGCAGCGGCTCGGGATCGGTGACGTCCAGGGCGGCGCGGATCCGGCCGGAACCGGTGTGCTTCACCAGGGCGTCCGTGTCCGCGACCGGGCCGCGGGCCACGTTGACCAGCAGGGCGTCGTCGGGCATGGCCGAGAGGAAGGTGTCGTCGATCAGGTGGCGGGTGGCGTCGCTGAGCGGCACCCCCACGATCACGATGTCGTGCTCCGGCAGGAGCGTGTGCAGCTCGTCGATGCCGTGGACGTGGCCGCGCGGGTCCGTCCGTTCCCTGCTGGCCACGCGGGTCACGGTGGTCTCGAAGGGCAGGAGCCGGTCCTCGATCGCCTTGCCCACGCCGCCGTAGCCGACGATCAGCACGCGCCGGTCCGCGAGGCTGGCGGTGGGTCGGGTCTCCCAGCGGCCCTCCTGCTGGTTCTGCAGCAGCCGCGGGAACTCGCGCTGGCTGGCCAGGATCAGGGCAAGGGTCAGCTCCGCGGTGGAGGTTTCGTGGACGCCGGCGGCGTTGGCGAACACGCGGCCCGGCGGCAGTGAGTCCGCGACGCCGTCGTACCCGATCGACTGGCTCTGCACGAGCCCGGTGTCCACCCCCTCCAGGGCGCACAGGACCTCCGTGCTGCCCATGTAGGGCTGCACCACGATGTCGAGCCGCGGCACGGGAGGCTCCCCGGCCAGGTCCCATTCGAGCAGGGTGACGTCCGGGTGCGGCGCAAGGTACTCGCGCAGGGTGGCGTCCGGCAGGCTCACAGTTATTTTCCTCGGCATAGCTGCCAGCCTAGTGCGGCAGGCGCGGCGGGGCGGCGATGGCGGCGCCCGGCAAACGAGACGACGAACCCGTCATCGGCTGCTCCATAACCGCCCTTTTGGGGCCGCATAAGGGCGGTTATGGAGCAGTCGACAGTCGACGGGGAAACACCCGCGACCGCGGCGCCGGACCCAGCTGGGAGTTCGCCCTCACCTTCGAGCCGGCCCGCGCGTCTTTTGGACATGCCCGGCGGCCGGGCATACATTGCAAGGACCCCCTCCCCTTACTGACCTGGAAGGTCCTGCACCATGAACACCTCGGGATCATCCCGTCCGGCCGGCACGTCCCTCAATGCCCGCGGGAAGCTGCTTCTCGTCTGGGCGGCCACGGTCCTGGTGCTACTGGGCATGGTGACGGCCGCCGTCGTCCGCACCGGCCCGGTTCCCCGGACGGACTTCCTCGACAGCCTGCAGAGCCAGTGGGAAGGTGAGCCCGTGGCGGCGGCCCCCGCGGCGCCGGCCCCGCGGGCCGCTGTCGACGTCGACGCCGAGATCAAGCGGATCCTGGCCGAGAACTCCGGCTACCGGGTGGGCGTTGTCCTCGCGGACACGCACGGCGGGGAGCCGCGCAGCTATGGCGACGGGACCGAGTTCGTCGCGGCCAGCACGGCCAAGATCATCACGGCGGCCGCCTACTACCACCTGGTGGAGACCGGCGAGAAGACCCTGGACGTGCCGTTGGGCAGCTATGACGCCGCATTCCAGCTCAAGGCGATGGTCAACGCGAGCAGCAACGACGCCTGGCTGCTGCTGATGCAGGACATCGGCTACCCGAAGCTGATCGAGTACGCCGCGTCGATCGGGATCAGCTACGACCCGGAACAGAACCTGCTGACGCCGGCCGAGATGGCGGAGCTGCTCAAACAGCTCTCCACCGGCAAGCTGCTGAACGCGGAGCACACCGAGGAGCTGCTGGGCTATATGCAGCAGACCAACAACGAACGGCTCATCCCGGCCGCCGCCGGCCCGGACATCACGGTGCAGCACAAGTACGGCGAGCTGGAGGGCTATGTCCACGACGCGGCCCTGCTGAGTTCCGGCGAGCGGTCCTATGCGCTGGCCATCTACACCTGGGGTGAGGACGGCGAGAGCGAGGAACGGCTGGCCGTGATCCACCAGTTGACGGATGTGGTGGCGAGGTCGCTGCGGGAGTAATCGGGCTATTGTCGCCCGGGGGTCGGCGAGAGTACGCTGGCGCTCGCTCGCCCGCTGGAATAGATACCCCGTTCCAGGGGCGCTGCACCGCATTGAACGCATGTTCCGTCATTCACAAGGCAATGGTCTCAACCGTTCGCCGCTCGCGGTGCCTGAAAGAGCCAACTCGATATGAATCGAGGAGTCCATGAAAAGTGTATTTGCACGTCGTCTGGCGCCCGTGGCATTGGTGGCCGCGTTTGCCTTGCCAGGAGGACAACCTGCCGCTGCTGCCGACGGGATCGTCCTTCCGGCCGGGACCGGTTGCGAGTTCAACCTCGGGTACGCCCCAACAGGCGGCAAACTCCACACCCAGGAATTCAAGGACGCGAACGGCAACGTGGTCCGGAGCATCACTGCCGGCAAAGGCGTCGTCATCACGTACACCAACTACGGCTATAACAAGAAGCGGCCCGTGGCAGGAAAATCCGTAACCATCCGGACAGACGGATCCGTGACCGAAACTGTCACGAACCCGGACGGAACCCAGACCATTACGGCAACGGGGCACAACGGGCTCATCATGTTTCCCAGCGACGTACCCGCCGGACCCTCCACCGTGCATTACATCGGACAACTCGTCTACAACATCGACCCGACGACCGGCGTCTTCACTTTCGTTAGCAGCACCGGATCCCAGCGCGATATCTGCGCCGAACTGAAGTAGGGGCCGGTCCTGCCGAGACTTTAACGACGGAAGCCCCCGCTGCACCTTGTGCAACGGGGGCTTCCGTCGTTCGCGAGAACCGGGGCTAGCGGCCGAACAGCTTGGCGAAGAAGCCGGTCTTGGTGCTGACGTCACCCTCGTGGCCCTTGCAGCGGTCGGCGCTCTTGACGCCCCGCATGACCTGGTCAACGTGCTGGCCGCAGCCGGCCCAAGTGGTCTTGCCGCATTTCTTGCATGCAACCTGTCGGCACATCTGGTTCTCCTCGTTTGGTAGGTCCGTCACAACCACTATACCCCCTGGGGTATATGGGCAAAAAAATGCGGTGCGCGGGAACACCCTGTTGCCAGCCGGCGTTGGTTCCGTACAGTGGCACCAGCGCTGCGCCGCTCCTGCACGAACTGACTTCCGAACCGTACCGAGAGGACTGCTGAAATGGCTCACATCAAGGTTGGAACCGAGAACAGCACCGACATCGAGCTCTACTACGAGGACCACGGGGACGGGCAGCCGGTGGTCCTGATCCACGGCTATCCGCTGGACGGATCCTCCTGGGAGAAGCAGACCACGGCCCTGCTGGGTGCCGGCTACCGGGTCATCACCTACGACCGCCGCGGCTTCGGCAAGTCCAGCAAGCCCACGGTCGGCTACGACTACGACACCTTCGCCGCGGACCTCAACACCCTGCTCACCACCCTGGACCTGAACGACGCCGTGCTGGTGGGCTTCTCGATGGGCACCGGCGAGGTGGGCCGCTACCTCGGCACTTACGGTTCCGCCCGCGTGGCGAAGGCCGTGTTCCTCGGTTCGCTGGAGCCCTACCTCCTGCAGGCCGACGACAACCCCGACGGCGTCCCGCAGTCCGTGTTCGATGGCCTGCTGGAGGCTGTCACCGCCGACCGCTACGCCTTCTTCACCGAGTTCTTCAAGAACTTCTACAACAGCGACACGTTCCTCGGCACGCCCCGGCTTTCCGAGGAAGTGATGCGGGCCGGGTGGAACCTCGCGACGTCGGGCGGCCCCACGGCGTCGGTGGCCGCGCAGCCCACCTGGCTTACCGACTTCCGCGCCGACATCCCCAAAATCGACGTCCCGGCCCTGATTGTCCACGGCACCGCGGACAACATCCTGCCGATCGACGTCACGGGCCGGCGGTTCGCCAAGGCCCTGCCCAGCGCCGAATATGTGGAGATCGACGGCGCCCCGCACGGCATGCTCTGGACCCACGCCGCCGAGGTCAACAACGCGCTGCTGGGGTTTCTGGGGAAGCCCGGGGCGTAGCCTGCGCCAGTAGCGGCCGCGGCATGCCCCGGAGTGACTGGGGTAGGCTCGCGGGGGACCGGAACCCCCTGGTCCCAACTGTAAGGGGCGGGAATTCCTTGGATCTGCTGGGCGGCATGGGCCGCGACGAACTCCGAATCTTTTCGTGGGTTGCGGCCGTCGTCTTCGTGCTGGCGGCCGGCGCCTGGCGTCCGCGCCGGCTTCATTGGACTGCGCTTGGTTCCGTCCTGCTCTTCGCGGCCCTCAACGCTGGTGCCGGGATCTACGTACTGAACCACTTCGGCGATCCGCGCTGGTCAGGGGGAGAACAGCCGCTGAGTGCTCCGTCGTTTTCCGAGACGCCTATGGTGGGGCAGTTTCTGGGCCCCTTGGACTCCGCCCTGAACGGCGTTGTCGGTGGCGTGAACGAGTTCCTGGCCTTCAAGCGGGCACTTCCCATAGCGCTGGACTTCCTTGCCGTGTCCGGATGGGCCCTGCTGGCGTCGTTCCCGCTTGCGATTCTCGCCGCGGGCATCAGTTTCGCCATGGCCAGGCGGCGGGCGGCGGACTTCGAAAGATACCGGGCAACCGTTGACCTGCTCCAGGATGAGCTTGAGCAGGTCAAACGGCAGATCTCGTCAGGGAATTCCGTCTTGGCACTCCCCGCAGAGGACGCGGTCACTGATGCGGGGCCCGGGCTGGCGCGCAGGGGCTGATTCAGGCGGGCCGTCCGCCTAGAACAAAGCCGCCACCACCGCCGTCGTCACCTGGTGGATGACTTCCGTCCGCTCAGGGACGCTGCCCAGGCCGGCCCCCTTGGTGTAGATCACCAGGCCGTAGGCCCGGCCGTCCCGGGCGAGGATGCCGGCGTCGTGCAGCTGGCCGCCCAGGAGTCCGTACTTGTGGAAAACGGTGATGCCGGCGGGGACGGCGGCCGGGATGAGCGATTCATAGTTGGTGTCCTGCATGTACGACAGCAGCTGCGCGGTGTGTCCGGGTTCCAGCAGCGTCCCGGAGTACAGGGCGGCCAGGGTGCGGGCCATCTCCGCGGGCGTGAGCGTATTGCGTGTGGGGGCGTAGTCCACCCCGATCGAGGCCGCGTAGTCCGTCAGCTCCTGGTGGCCCACCGCGTCCATGATCAGGGACCAGGAGTCGTTGTCGCTCTGCTGGATCAACGCCTGCAGCTGGAATTCCGCGGAATAGGCCCCCAGCGGATCCTCGAGTGAGGCATTGCCGGTTTCGACGAGGTGGTAGTAGGCCTCGGCGGCGAGGACCTTTGCCGTGCTGGCGGCGACGAATGCCGCCTGGACACCGTATTCATGGACGGCGGTTGCATCAGCACCGTCCGACAGGTCCACCAGCGCGACGCCGAGCTGATACTCGCTGTTGGCGTCGATGATGGCGTTGATCCTGGCGTCCAGCTCGGCGTCGATGGCGCCCGCGGCCGGCAAGGCGGCCACCTGGCCGTCCGACGTCGACACCGACGTCTGGCTGTCCGTCACGCTCCCCGCCTGGACGGCCGCCGTCGGACGGGCCTGCGCGGCGGAGAGGACGCCGGCACCCACCGCCACCGCCAGGGCCGCGGCGCACACCGCGATGATGACACCGCGGGCGCGGCGGAACGTGCGGGAGCGCAGCCGGGACGCAGCGCCGCTGCGACGGTGACTGGGCTGCCGAGGCGCGCGTTCTTCCATAGTTGCCCAAGCTAGCCACGCCAGCTATGCCGGAGCTATGAATCAGCTGTCACCCCACCCAGCAGGGCCCCGAGGTCAGGTCTCGTCGTCCCACATGCCGGTGGTGTCCGCGGCGTCTTCCGGCTTGTCCTCCGCTTCGGAGTCGCCGGACCCGACATAGGCGGCGGGCACCGTCCCTGCGGTCTGGGTCAGTTGTTCCTCGCGGATATTGCCTGCCTGGCCGGGCTCGGCATGCGGCCGGCGGGCCTCGACGGCGTCCGGGTCGCCCGGCCCGCGCAGGCCGGCCGGATCGGTGCTCGGTTCGTTGGGATCACTCATGACACTGCCTTTCGTCCGCGGATCAATCCTCACCCCAGACTAACGTGGGCCCTACACACTGGATCCAGCAGCCGCTCACTAGGACACGTCCCATGCACCTTGAACAGTTCAACTCGGCCAGCCGTCCCCAGGCCGCCGACACCCTGCGCCCCTGCCTGGACATCCCGCGCTGGATCGACGAGCTCGCCGACGCCCGGCCCTACCCCACCGTTGCCGCGCTGCTTGAGGCTGGCCGCCGCGCAGCCAACCCGTTCACCCCGGCGGAGATCGAGGCGGCACTCGCCCACCACCCGCGGATCGGCGAGCGTTCACCGGGCAACAGCACCGAAGCCAGGCTGTCCCAGTCGGAGCAGGCAGGACTCGGCGAGGCGGACGCGGACGTCGCGGAAGCCCTGGCAGCAGGCAACCGGGCCTACGAGGAGAAGTTTGGGCAGGTGTTCCTGATCCGTGCAGCCGGCCGCAGCCGTGGTGAGATCCTGGCCGCACTCAACACCAGACTCGCCCACACGCCCGAGCAAGAACAGGCAATAATTGGCCAGCAGTTGCGGGAAATCGCGGTGCTCCGACTCGAAGGGCTGATCGGCCAATGAGCATGTCCCACGTCACCACCCACGTACTCGACACCGGCTCCGGCAAACCGGCGGCGGATGTTCCGGTCACCCTGCACAGGCTCGACGGCGGCCGCTGGGTCCAGATCGCCGGGGGCACCACCGACGCAGACGGACGGATCAAGCAACTGGGCCCGGACCGGCTGCCCACGGGGACCTACCGCCTGGCGTTCGCCACCGGAGAGTATTTCGCGGCCAGCGGCACCGCCACGTTCTTCCCCGAAGTAGCTATCACCTTTGGCGTGGTGGAGTCGGAGGAGCACTACCACGTGCCGCTTCTGCTCAGCCCGTTCGCCTATTCCACCTACCGGGGCAGCTGAGCCAGAACCCATCGAGTGTGCAGTTGGCGGCAATGTTCCGCCCCGGAACTGCCGTCAACTGCCAACTCGGTGCATAGGCTGGGACCATGGCTGACTCACCGGAACGGCTCACGACGGCGGGATCAACGACGGCGGTGCTGCTGGCCGCCGGCGCCGGGACACGGCTTGGCCTTGGTCCCAAGGCGCTGCTCCCGTTCCGCGGCCGCACGCTGGTTGAAGTGCTGGCCGACGTCCTCCTCGCGGGCGGCTGCCGGGAAGTGGTGGCCGTGCTCGGCGCGGACGCGTCAACGGTGCGCGCCACCGCCGACCTCAGCCGGCACCGGGCCATCGACAACCCGGACTGGGCCACCGGAATGGGCAGCTCATTCCGGGCCGGAGTCGCCGCGGCGGCGCCGGAGGACCACGTGCTCATGGCGCTGGTGGACCAGCCCGGCCTGACAGCTGATACTGTCGCCCGGCTGCTGGCAGTCCACCGGCCCGGCCGGGTCACCGCGGCCGCCTACCGGGGCCCCGACGGGAAGCTCCAGCGGGGCCATCCCCTGCTTCTGGACGCCAGTCTCCGCGCTGAGGCTGCGGAATCGGCAACAGGCGACGCCGGGGCGCGCGTGTTCCTGCAGGCCCACCCGGAACTCATCGATCTGGTGGACTGCAGCGACCTCTCCGGCGGCGAGGACCTGGACACCCCGGAGCAGCTGCACCTCCTCGACCCGGTCCAGCCGCAGCCTCCCGCGGCGTAAGGAGAACCAGCAATCATGAGAATCCTTGTCACAGGATCCGCGGAAGGCCTCGGACGGGCCGCGGCGGATTCCCTGCTGTCCGGCGGGCACGACGTCGTCCTGCATGCCCGAAACCAGGACCGCGCGGCCAGCCTCGCCGCCCTCGTGGACCGCGGTGCGGACATCGTGGTGGGCGACTTCACTGACCGCGATGCCGTGCGGCGTATCGCCGCCGAGCTGAACGGCCGGGATCCGCTCGACGCGGTGATCCACAACGCCGGCGTGTGGCGCGGACGGGCGGTCATGCCGGTCAACATCATCGCGCCCTACCTCCTCACAGCCCTGCTCGACGGGCCGCGGCGGCACGTGTACTTGAGCAGCGGTTCGCATTTCGGCGGGCAGCCCTCGCTGGCCGGAGTCGATTGGAAGGGCAAGACGCCCGGGTCGTACGCGGACAGCAAGCTGTTTGTCACCACGCTCGCGGCCGCGCTGGCCCGGCTGCGTCCGGAGCTGCTCAGCAACGCCGTGGACCCCGGCTGGGTGCCCACCAGGATGGGTGGACCCGGGGCGCCGGACGATCTGGAACTGGGACACCAAACCCAGGCATGGCTCGCGACAAGCGATCAACCCCGGGCGCTCACGAGCGGCGGGTACTGGTACCACCAGCAGAGGCAGCAGCCACACCGCGCAGTCAATGACCACACCTTCCAAGACCAGCTCCTGCGAACCCTCGCCGACGAAACGGGCGCCCGGCTCTGACGCGGTCGAGGCGGGCCCTGCCGGCCTACTGCTCCATACCGGCGGCCAGGAGTTCCTGCAGCCCCAGTTTGAAGCCGGACCGGCCGCCGTGCGCGGGATGCCTGATCTTCGGCACGTCCAAGCCGCTGCGCTGCAGGCTGCGGTGCGCCACATTGCCCACGGCCACCACCGTCTTGATCGGGAACAGCTCCGTCAGCGCCTGCCAGAACGGGGTCCCCAAGGCCGCCTCGGAAGCACTGGGCGCGCGGTTGGACAGCGGCCGCCCGGGCAGGTGGGTATGCCAGGGGCAGGCACTCCAGAGCAGGGGGAGGAAGTCCAGCTCGGCCAGCACTTCCCACATCACTGTGGCCGTCGGCTCCGCGGCAACTCCCGCGGCTTCCGCCGGCAGCACGTAGCCTTTGCCGGGCCCAAACAGTCCAAACCCCTTGGCAGGGCCCTCGAACATCGTCCGGTTGGTGAAGGGAACGCCGGTGATCCTCATGCCCCGGAAGCCGGGGGCCTCCCCCACCAGCAGCACCTTCGGGCGCCGGTCCAGCATTTCCTGGAGGTAGATTGCCAGGTTCCGCCGGCGCTGCTCGTTGCCGGGGACGGAGTGGTCAAAGAAGTTGTTGCACGCCGGCCCCGTTGCCACTGCCGCGAGCCGGTCAACAAATCCGTCGATGGACGGTGCAGTCATGAGCGGCCCGTACGGGACTGCTACCAGCGCGGGTGGATCGACGCGCGGAAGTAGCGGTCGTAGATCTCGTGGACGCCGACGTCGAACGTTGAGTCAATCCCGCTGACCCCCGCCGCTTCGGCGTTGGAGCTGGCCTGCTCCACGCTGCGCGCCCCGGGGATCACGGTGCTGACGCCGTCCTGCGCCGCGATCCAGGCAATGGCCGCCTGGGCGGTGCTGACGCCGTCGGGCACCAGTTCCTCGAACTCGGCCACTGCCTGGAGGCCCTGCTCGAAGTCCACGCCGGAGAAGGTCTCGCCGACGTCGAACGACGATCCGGTGCGGTTGAAGTTCCGGTGGTCGTCCGCCGCGAAGGACGTGTCCGCGGTGTATTTGCCGGAGAGCAGCCCCGAGGCGAGCGGGACGCGGGCGATGATGCCGACGCCGGAAGCCTCCGCCACGGGCAGCACTTCGTCCAGGGGCTTGAGCCGGAAGGCGTTGAGGATGATCTGCACCGTGGCCGTGCCGTCGTGCCGCATCGCTTCGAGGGCTTCGTCGGTCCGCTCCACGCTGACGCCGTAGTTCCGGATGGCGCCGTCAGCCACCAGCGTGTCCAGCGCGTCATAGACTTCGGCGCTGCTGTACACGGCCGTGGGGGGACAGTGCAGCTGGACCAGGTCCAGCCGCTCCACGCCCAGCTTGCGCCGGGACCGGTCCGTCCACTCGCGGAAGTTGGCCAGGTTGTAGTGCTCCGGCAGCTGCTCCGCCCGGCGGCCCATCTTGGTGGCCACAGTGATGTCCAGGCCCGGGTTGGCCGCCAGGAACTTGCCGATGGCCTGCTCGCTGCGGCCGTCGCCGTAAACGTCGGCGGTGTCGAAGAACGTGACCCCGGCTTCCGCGGAGGCGGCCAGGATGGCCTGCGCCTGAGCGGGGTCGACGTTGCCCCAGTCCGCGCCGAGCTGCCAGGTCCCCAGCCCGACAATGGAGACGTTCCGTCCGGTCTTGCCCAAGGTTCGCTGTTCCATCATCCGACTATAGGCCGTGGGTGCGCTCAACGTGAGGTGCCCGGAACACGGGCGGGACCAGGCCTGATTCCTTCAGGGCCAGGTAGATCTTGTCCCGGGCGATCGGCAGCTCCGCGAACCGGATCCCCGTGGCGTTCCGGATGGCGTTGGCCAGCGCAGGCGCCACCGGGTTGAACGGGCTCTCGCTCATGGACTTCGCGCCGAGGGGGCCCAGCTTGTCGGACGTGTCGGCGAAGTACACCTCGCTGCGCGGCACGTCCGCGAAGGACGGGATGTGGTACTGCCGCAGGATGTCCGTGGTGACCCGCCCGGCGTCGTCCACTCTGACCTCCTCATACAGCGCGGCGCCGAGCGCCTGCGCGATGCCCCCTTCGATCTGCCCGCGGCACTGCCGCGGGTTGACCACCACGCCGGCGTCGGCGGCCTGGACGCTCTGCAGGATCCGCAGCTCCCCCGTCCCGGTGTTGACGGCCACCCGGAAACCGTGGACGTTGAACGCCACAGACCGCGGGGTCCCGCCCCAGCGCCCCTCGCCGGAAAGTTCGACGCCGGCCGCTGCGGCGGCGTCGTACAGTTCCGTCAGCGGCACCCGGGTTCCCTCGCAGATCACCGCGTCGTCCTCGAGCACGCACCCGGAGGCCTGGACCTGCCGGATGCCGGCGGCGAAGGCGCGGATCCGCACGGCAAGCTCCTCTGCCGCGGCCAGCGTCGCCTTGCCGGCCACCACCGTCCCGGCCGAGCCGAAGGCGCCGGAATCGTGGTCGATGAGGTCCGTGTCCGCCTGCCGGAGCGAGATCCGGTCCGCGGTGGTGGACAGTGCGGTGGCGGCGAGCTGGGTGTGCACGGTGGTGGTGCCGTTGCCGAACTCCGCGGTCCCCACGTCCACCTGGTAGCTCCCGTCCGGCAGGACCCGGATTTTGGAATGCGCGAAGTGCCCCCGCGGCGGGACGGTGTCGATCATGGACAGCGCCGAGCCCTCCCCCGTGACCCAGCCCGGCCCGAGGTCGCCGGGGCCGGCGTTCCGGTAGCGGTCCCGGCCGCGCTCCAGGGCGTCCTGCACCAGCCGGGTGCACTGGTCCAGCCCGTAGCTGCCGTAGAGCACGTCCTCCGCCGGTTCGGCGCGGGTGGAGAGCATGTCGTCACCCTCGCGGACCATGTTGCGGCGGCGGAACTCCATCGGGTCCATGCCGATTCCGGTGGCAAGCTCGTCGACGGCCGACTCGATCGCGAAGATCGTCTGGCTCAGCCCGTAGCCGCGGAAGGCGCCGGAGGGCACGGTGTTCGTGTAGACGGCGTGGGCGTCCACTTTCTTGTTGGCACAGGTGTACACGCCCAGCGATTCGCCGCAGCCGTGGAACATCACGCCCACGGAGTGGTTGCCGTAGGCGCCGGCGTTGGTCAGGACCTCCAGCTGCAGGGCGGTCAGCTTGCCGTCGTTGCTGGCGGCGGCCTTGAGGTGGATGGTGAACGGGT
Proteins encoded in this region:
- a CDS encoding aldo/keto reductase yields the protein MEQRTLGKTGRNVSIVGLGTWQLGADWGNVDPAQAQAILAASAEAGVTFFDTADVYGDGRSEQAIGKFLAANPGLDITVATKMGRRAEQLPEHYNLANFREWTDRSRRKLGVERLDLVQLHCPPTAVYSSAEVYDALDTLVADGAIRNYGVSVERTDEALEAMRHDGTATVQIILNAFRLKPLDEVLPVAEASGVGIIARVPLASGLLSGKYTADTSFAADDHRNFNRTGSSFDVGETFSGVDFEQGLQAVAEFEELVPDGVSTAQAAIAWIAAQDGVSTVIPGARSVEQASSNAEAAGVSGIDSTFDVGVHEIYDRYFRASIHPRW
- a CDS encoding molybdopterin cofactor-binding domain-containing protein, producing MGTEINGAIEINGAITINGVPAQAEPSPGQCLRTFLREQGNLGVKKGCDGGDCGACTVHVDGVPVHSCIYPAVRAEGRAVTTVEGLAATAPSTETAPGAALHPMQQQFMERQGFQCGFCTAGMVMTAATFDDEQKADLPRNLKGNLCRCTGYTAIADAVCGEAAHGESSHPAPAGTGSGTAGEGQPGPRPGQLGDDVPAPASQAIVTGTARYTLDVPAEELPGLLHVKLLRSPHAHARVLSIDATEALRIPGVEAVFTHEDSPAQLFSTAQHELYTDDPDDTRVLDDVVRFVGQRIAGVVAETVAAAEAGVRALKVEYQVLDAVFTPQDAMRPGAPAIHGDKDAATARIGRPERNVVAELHSELGDVAAAFATADFIHEQTYRTQRVAHTALETHAAIASIDDDGRLQVRTSSQVPFLVRRTLSRVFGLPEEGIRVVTGRVGGGFGGKQEVLTEDIVALAALKLRRPVQLEFTRTEQFTAATTRHPFTIHLKAAASNDGKLTALQLEVLTNAGAYGNHSVGVMFHGCGESLGVYTCANKKVDAHAVYTNTVPSGAFRGYGLSQTIFAIESAVDELATGIGMDPMEFRRRNMVREGDDMLSTRAEPAEDVLYGSYGLDQCTRLVQDALERGRDRYRNAGPGDLGPGWVTGEGSALSMIDTVPPRGHFAHSKIRVLPDGSYQVDVGTAEFGNGTTTVHTQLAATALSTTADRISLRQADTDLIDHDSGAFGSAGTVVAGKATLAAAEELAVRIRAFAAGIRQVQASGCVLEDDAVICEGTRVPLTELYDAAAAAGVELSGEGRWGGTPRSVAFNVHGFRVAVNTGTGELRILQSVQAADAGVVVNPRQCRGQIEGGIAQALGAALYEEVRVDDAGRVTTDILRQYHIPSFADVPRSEVYFADTSDKLGPLGAKSMSESPFNPVAPALANAIRNATGIRFAELPIARDKIYLALKESGLVPPVFRAPHVERTHGL